TCGAGCGCGCTGAGAAAGAGGTTGGTGGCCTCTACAGACAGCCGCAGGGCAAAGCGCTCGTCGTCTATAAACTGCTCTTCCAAGAGGTGAAACGCTACCTCTCGGATCACAGGGCGCCCTTGATCAAAGTCGGTATAGGTGGCGCGGAAAGGGCGCCGGGCTTCTTCATCGTTGCGCAGACGGCTCAGCAGCCTAGTGGCGAAGGCCGCATGCTGCCCACGGTCGGGCGGCACCCCTGCGGCCAGGTCCATCTGGTGTAAAAGAGGCAGGAGTTCACGGATGACGGTCTCCTCATTCACCTCGGCGCCGAAGCCGCTCGACTCTACAATCAGGTCGAAGGCCCGCAGGGTCAGGGCGATGGTGTCGTAATGTCGCGTGCCCTCATCGCGCCGGGCGTCCCACTCGCGCAGGGCCAGAAGAGGCTCTAGGGCCAACAGCACACGCGAGCGTTTGGCCAGGGCCGGCGGCCAGGTGACCTTGCGCGGCTCTGGGCGGGGGACCTGCCGCATGAGCCGGTCTTCCCACTCCACGGGAACGGGCGCCGGCCCCAGTGCCCGGCCCAGGGCCACCACCTCGTCCAGGTGAGTGTCCACCACCCCCGCGCAATCAGCGCAGGTCTCCAGATGTGTTTCAATCCCCTTCGCCTCGGCCTCGGGCAGGCGACCTGCCGCGTAGGCCAGCAACTTGGCCCTGTCAGGATGATTCATCTTCCTCCCAGCCCAACTCGTGGGCCCGCTGGCGCAGGCGTCTGACCACTGCCGCAACTCTACTTTTGACCGTACCGACCGGAATCCGCTGCAGGTCGGCGATTTCCTCGTAGGTAAAGCCGCTGTACCACCGCAGGATGACCAGTTCCAGGTCCCAGACACTCAGGCCTTCCAGGAGCCGCTCAACATCAGCCTTCTGTTCAAGACGTTCGAGAGTGGGCGGCGCTTGAAGAAAAGGAAGATAGACCTCAAGAGGCGTGTCAACCGGGGCAGTGAGACGGCGTCTGAACCAGGCCCGCTGCAGCGCCAACCGGTAAAGTTCGCGTTTTGGGAGCCGGCCATGAATGTGCTGCAGTTGGATCGCCTTGTCACGAAATGCAAGGAACGTTTCGTAGACCGCCTGTTCGATATCGTCTGGGCTGCTGAGCAGGTGGCGCAGCAGCCCATGGATGTACCCTGACTCTCGCCGGTACAGTTCGAGGAAGGCCGGCTCGCTTCCGGCAAGAATCAGCTCCAGAAGCGTCTCATCTGGCAGGTCTTCCATCCCTCTGAGCGTAACTATTTTAAGCCATTTTGGTTTGCTGATTTAACATTGAACTTTTAGTTGGCGGAAAACGAGCCTTTGCAAGGGGGGTGAATTGCGCTTACGTGGGTACCCGGCCGAGCCCTGTCCTTCAGCTTGGCTGCCGCAGGCTTCGGCGCGTTCGTGGTGGCCCTGGCCGCGCCCCTTACCCCAGTTGCGTTTGCAGCCACCGATGAAGGGCGTTCAGGTCCAGGGGCGCGGTTGGCCCCGGCGTGGCGTCAGCATGCAGAGTGCGAATCAGCTCGGCGGCCTGCTGGCGCTGCCCCATGTGGACCTGGGGGGCGTGCGCAGCGGCGCACAGAAAGGCCAGCGTGGCGGCTGGGTCTTGCCGGTACAGGTCGGGGGCGGTCAGGCACAGCAGTTCAATCAGGTTCCAGGGGTTTTCGCGCAGGCGGGGCTGCTGCAGGGCCTGCCGCGCCGAGCGCCGGGCCTGCGGGGCCCGCCCACGGGCGTAGGCCAGCTGAACGTCCAGCAGCAGCAGTTCCACCCCAGCCGTGTTGTCCTGCACCTTGGCCGTGACGCGCCGCACCTCGGCCATGGCGTCCTGGGCCGCGCGCCCCTCGCCTTGGCGCAGGGCCAGGCGGGCCGCGCAGAGCAGCCCGGCCAGCTGCAGCCGCACCTCACCGCTGCGCGCTCCTGCCGCCGCCAGGGCCCGCGCTTCCTGCTGCAACCCCGGCAGGTCTACCTGGGTCATGTGGGTGCGCAGGGTCAGCAGCCGCTCGCGCAGCGGCCAGCTGTGCGCTTCGGGCAGGTCGCGCAGGCCCGCTTCCAACTCGGCCAGCTGCCGCTGCAGTTCGGCTTCCTCGCCCAGGAACGA
This region of Deinococcus multiflagellatus genomic DNA includes:
- a CDS encoding RNA polymerase sigma factor yields the protein MEDLPDETLLELILAGSEPAFLELYRRESGYIHGLLRHLLSSPDDIEQAVYETFLAFRDKAIQLQHIHGRLPKRELYRLALQRAWFRRRLTAPVDTPLEVYLPFLQAPPTLERLEQKADVERLLEGLSVWDLELVILRWYSGFTYEEIADLQRIPVGTVKSRVAAVVRRLRQRAHELGWEEDESS